One Lacticaseibacillus rhamnosus genomic window carries:
- a CDS encoding histidine phosphatase family protein: MTTLYLVRHGQTEFNVQKRVQGMADSALTPKGIADAKALGRGFQLAGVHFDAAFASDLTRAVDTAHFILSGLGEPLPVTRLMGLREENYGKFEGQLANDFSLATMGIANFHDALANREITLAQTADAAFAANMDQHPNPAETNRMVQERLDRTLRAIAVEAEAKGWERVLVVSHGTAALMWLNYIHYNIDGREMLDNASVTKLMWLNDRFRVTDFNDLSFLHHGQEALG, translated from the coding sequence ATGACAACGCTATATCTTGTCCGTCATGGGCAAACAGAATTCAATGTGCAAAAACGGGTTCAAGGGATGGCTGACTCGGCCTTAACACCAAAAGGAATCGCGGATGCTAAGGCGCTGGGACGCGGCTTTCAACTGGCAGGGGTGCATTTTGATGCGGCGTTTGCGAGTGACTTGACGCGGGCTGTCGATACTGCACATTTTATTTTAAGTGGTTTGGGTGAACCGCTGCCGGTAACGCGACTCATGGGCTTGCGTGAAGAAAATTATGGCAAGTTCGAAGGGCAACTGGCAAATGACTTTTCGCTGGCGACGATGGGCATTGCCAACTTCCATGATGCTTTAGCCAATCGCGAAATTACGTTAGCGCAAACAGCCGATGCGGCATTTGCGGCTAATATGGATCAGCATCCAAACCCGGCAGAAACCAATCGAATGGTGCAGGAGCGGTTGGACCGAACGTTGCGGGCCATTGCCGTGGAAGCCGAGGCAAAGGGATGGGAACGCGTTTTGGTGGTGTCACACGGAACGGCAGCGTTAATGTGGTTGAACTATATCCACTACAACATTGATGGCCGCGAAATGCTGGATAATGCGAGTGTCACCAAGTTAATGTGGCTTAATGACCGCTTTCGGGTGACGGACTTCAACGATCTAAGTTTTCTGCATCATGGGCAAGAAGCGCTTGGTTAA
- a CDS encoding Cof-type HAD-IIB family hydrolase: MERYLIALDLDGTTLNTEGQLSAGTIAVLRAAQAAGHLVVITTGRPDAISEQFYDTLHLQGPMINFNGALIHVPHQQWQYEKEVTIPISVALSLRQLSQRFTFKVMVAEGKRLLVADRPYANIPFLPDRLHPDALLDEHGLRQAPISVTMFMEAKTFEPVSQQVAALYPHLAAKTWGAWSGDYTALEVTSRNTSKSRALAYVAQRYGIDQAHIIAFGDDMNDLDMLQFAGHGVAMKNARPAILEAADAQTPSDNDHDGMADYLADYLKLA, translated from the coding sequence ATGGAACGTTATCTTATCGCATTGGATTTGGATGGTACGACACTCAACACTGAAGGTCAGCTGAGTGCTGGCACGATCGCGGTTTTGCGGGCGGCACAGGCAGCGGGACATTTGGTCGTGATCACGACTGGCCGGCCGGATGCGATTTCCGAACAGTTTTATGATACGTTACACTTACAGGGGCCGATGATTAATTTCAACGGCGCCTTGATTCATGTGCCGCATCAGCAGTGGCAATATGAAAAAGAAGTGACAATTCCGATTTCGGTTGCGTTATCGTTACGCCAACTCAGCCAACGCTTTACCTTTAAAGTGATGGTGGCAGAAGGTAAGCGACTATTGGTGGCTGACCGGCCTTATGCCAATATTCCCTTCTTGCCGGATCGCTTACACCCTGATGCTTTATTGGATGAGCATGGGTTGCGTCAGGCGCCGATTTCGGTCACCATGTTTATGGAAGCTAAGACGTTTGAGCCGGTTTCGCAACAAGTGGCGGCTTTGTATCCGCATTTGGCAGCCAAAACCTGGGGCGCTTGGAGTGGCGACTATACGGCGTTAGAAGTGACTAGCCGAAATACGAGCAAGTCACGGGCGTTGGCGTATGTCGCCCAGCGGTATGGCATTGATCAGGCACATATCATTGCGTTTGGCGATGATATGAATGACTTGGACATGCTGCAATTTGCCGGACATGGCGTGGCAATGAAAAATGCGCGTCCAGCCATTCTTGAAGCGGCAGACGCGCAGACACCAAGCGATAACGATCACGATGGGATGGCAGATTACTTAGCGGATTATTTAAAACTGGCTTAA
- a CDS encoding ribonuclease H family protein, with the protein MAESIVLYTDGGNRNTGNHAGGSVRPTDKSAWAALLIYGEHEKMLSEGDYGRTNNYMEIMAVIQGLKAIKRTDIPIDVYSDSAYVINTMQQRWWVKWQQNGWRNHGKPVKNAELWQALLHQMNRFDQVTFHKVKGHATNRNNNRVDEALNQTMDRLDDRT; encoded by the coding sequence ATGGCTGAATCAATCGTACTATATACTGACGGCGGTAATCGCAACACCGGCAATCACGCAGGCGGCTCAGTTCGGCCCACCGACAAAAGCGCGTGGGCCGCATTACTGATCTACGGTGAGCATGAAAAAATGCTCTCTGAGGGCGATTACGGTCGGACCAATAATTATATGGAAATTATGGCGGTGATTCAAGGGCTCAAGGCGATCAAACGAACCGATATTCCGATTGACGTTTACTCCGATTCTGCCTATGTGATCAACACCATGCAACAACGCTGGTGGGTCAAGTGGCAGCAAAACGGTTGGCGCAACCACGGCAAACCTGTTAAAAATGCTGAATTATGGCAAGCACTGCTCCACCAAATGAACCGTTTCGATCAAGTAACCTTTCATAAAGTCAAAGGCCACGCAACCAACCGCAATAACAACCGCGTTGACGAGGCACTGAACCAAACGATGGACCGCCTGGATGATCGCACCTGA
- a CDS encoding LysR family transcriptional regulator, translating into MGNFSYEVFSKVVERGTLAQAAAELNVTPSAVSHSISQLETELGFPLLIRNRTGVTLTEDGAQVLPIIQSIQNLEEQLSQVADNINGVNTGRIRIGAFSSVSTNWLPTIIQRFKKRYPHIEISVIQGTFNRIVEAVRLGTVDMGFSSLPVGPGVVVEPLLKDPIYCITPKRFKPKNGKTVTQADVEKRNFILQQIDYDRDTKNALDRYHVSTNTINYSIDDQSILSMVESGLGLGILPKLALQKLVGDVNVYPFSEPFARTLCLVINPTIKKSPSVQRMQQVIHTFLAETYGEAFLGNQG; encoded by the coding sequence ATGGGTAATTTTTCTTATGAAGTCTTTAGTAAAGTGGTGGAACGTGGCACGTTAGCCCAAGCAGCGGCGGAATTAAATGTGACGCCGAGTGCGGTTAGCCATAGTATCAGTCAGCTGGAGACCGAGCTGGGGTTTCCACTTTTAATTCGGAATCGTACCGGCGTCACGTTGACGGAAGATGGGGCCCAGGTGCTGCCAATTATCCAAAGTATTCAGAACCTTGAAGAGCAACTGTCGCAAGTCGCCGATAACATCAATGGCGTCAATACCGGCAGAATTCGGATTGGCGCGTTTTCGTCGGTTTCGACTAACTGGCTGCCGACGATTATTCAACGGTTTAAGAAGCGCTATCCACACATTGAAATCAGTGTTATTCAAGGGACCTTCAACCGCATTGTGGAGGCGGTTCGACTAGGTACGGTTGACATGGGCTTTTCATCGCTGCCGGTTGGACCCGGGGTGGTGGTTGAGCCGTTGTTAAAAGATCCGATCTACTGCATCACACCAAAACGCTTCAAGCCTAAAAACGGCAAAACCGTGACGCAAGCCGATGTTGAGAAGCGGAATTTTATTTTGCAACAAATTGACTATGATCGTGATACCAAGAATGCGTTGGATCGTTATCATGTGTCGACCAACACGATCAACTATTCGATTGATGACCAAAGTATTCTATCCATGGTGGAATCAGGGCTGGGCTTGGGAATTTTGCCGAAGCTCGCGTTGCAGAAGCTGGTGGGGGATGTGAATGTGTATCCTTTTTCCGAACCGTTCGCGCGAACCTTGTGTTTGGTGATTAATCCGACCATCAAAAAATCACCTTCTGTCCAGCGGATGCAGCAGGTGATTCACACATTTTTGGCGGAAACTTATGGGGAAGCTTTTCTTGGCAATCAAGGGTAA